One genomic segment of Pongo abelii isolate AG06213 chromosome 13, NHGRI_mPonAbe1-v2.0_pri, whole genome shotgun sequence includes these proteins:
- the RC3H2 gene encoding roquin-2 isoform X1, producing the protein MPVQAAQWTEFLSCPICYNEFDENVHKPISLGCSHTVCKTCLNKLHRKACPFDQTAINTDIDVLPVNFALLQLVGAQVPDHQSIKLSNLGENKHYEVAKKCVEDLALYLKPLSGGKGVASLNQSALSRPMQRKLVTLVNCQLVEEEGRVRAMRAARSLGERTVTELILQHQNPQQLSANLWAAVRARGCQFLGPAMQEEALKLVLLALEDGSALSRKVLVLFVVQRLEPRFPQASKTSIGHVVQLLYRASCFKVTKRDEDSSLMQLKEEFRSYEALRREHDAQIVHIAMEAGLRISPEQWSSLLYGDLAHKSHMQSIIDKLQSPESFAKSVQELTIVLQRTGDPANLNRLRPHLELLANIDPNPDAVSPTWEQLENAMVAVKTVVHGLVDFIQNYSRKGHETPQPQPNSKYKTSMCRDLRQQGGCPRGTNCTFAHSQEELEKYRLRNKKINATVRTFPLLNKVGVNNTVTTTAGNVISVIGSTETTGKIVPSTNGISNAENSVSQLISRSTDSTLRALETVKKVGKVGTNGQNAAGPSADSVTENKIGSPPKTPVSNVAATSAGPSNVGTELNSVPQKSSPFLTRVPVYPPHSENIQYFQDPRTQIPFEVPQYPQTGYYPPPPTVPAGVAPCVPRFVRSNNVPESSLPPASMPYADHYSTFSPRDRMNSSPYQPPPPQPYGPVPPVPSGMYAPVYDSRRIWRPPMYQRDDIIRSNSLPPMDVMHSSVYQTSLRERYNSLDGYYSVACQPPSEPRTTVPLPREPCGHLKTSCEEQIRRKPDQWAQYHTQKAPLVSSTLPVATQSPTPPSPLFSVDFRADFSESVSGTKFEEDHLSHYSPWSCGTIGSCINAIDSEPKDVIANSNAVLMDLDSGDVKRRVHLFETQRRTKEEDPIIPFSDGPIISKWGAISRSSRTGYHTTDPVQATASQGSATKPISVSDYVPYVNAVDSRWSSYGNEATSSAHYIERDRFIVTDLSGHRKHSSTGDLLSLELQQAKSNSLLLQREANALAMQQKWNSLDEGRHLTLNLLSKEIELRNGELQSDYTEDATDTKPDRDIELELSALDTDEPDGQSEPIEEILDIQLGISSQNDQLLNGTAVENGHPVQQHQKEPPKQKKQSLGEDHVILEEQKTILPVTSCFSQPLPVSISNASCLPITTSVSVGNLILKTHVMSEDKNDFLKPVANGKMVNS; encoded by the exons gtaccaGATCATCAATCAATTAAGTTAAGTAATCTAGGTGAGAATAAACACTATGAGGTTGCAAAGAAATGCGTTGAGGATTTGGCACTCTACTTAAAACCACTAAGTGGAGGTAAAG GTGTAGCTAGCTTGAACCAGAGTGCACTGAGCCGTCCAATGCAAAGGAAACTGGTGACACTTGTAAACTGTCAACTGGTGGAGGAAGAAGGTCGTGTAAGAGCCATGCGAGCAGCTCGTTCCCTTGGAGAAAGAACTGTAACAGAACTGATATTACAGCACCAGAACCCTCAGCAGTTGTCTGCCAATCTATGGGCCGCTGTCAGGGCTCGAGGATGCCAGTTTTTAGGGCCAG cTATGCAAGAAGAGGCCTTGAAGCTGGTGTTACTGGCATTAGAAGATGGTTCTGCCCTCTCAAGGAAAGTTCTGGTACTTTTTGTTGTGCAGAGACTAGAACCAAGATTTCCTCAGGCATCAAAAACAAGTATTGGTCATGTGGTGCAACTACTGTATCGAGCTTCTTGTTTTAAG gtTACCAAAAGAGATGAAGACTCTTCCCTAATGCAGCTGAAGGAAGAATTTCGGAGTTATGAAGCATTACGCAGAGAACATGATGCCCAAATTGTTCATATTGCTATGGAAGCAGGACTCCGTATTTCACCTGAACAGTGGTCCTCTCTTTTGTATGGTGATTTGGCTCATAAATCACacatgcagtctatcattgataag ctACAGTCTCCAGAGTCATTTGCAAAGAGTGTCCAGGAATTGACAATTGTTTTGCAACGAACAGGTGACCCAGCTAACTTAAATAGACTGAGGCCTCATTTAGAGCTTCTTGCAAACATAGACCCTAATCCAG ATGCTGTTTCACCAACTTGGGAGCAGCTAGAAAATGCAATGGTAGCTGTTAAAACAGTAGTTCATGGCCTTGTGGACTTCATACAGAATTACAGTAGAAAAGGCCATGAGACCCCTCAG CCTCAGCCAAACAGCAAATACAAGACTAGCATGTGCCGAGATTTGCGACAGCAAGGGGGTTGTCCACGAGGAACAAATTGTACATTTGCCCATTCTCAGGAAGAGCTTGAAAA gTATCGATTAAGGAACAAAAAGATCAATGCCACTGTAAGAACGTTTCCTCTTCTAAATAAAGTTGGTGTAAACAACACTGTCACAACCACAGCCGGAAATGTCATTTCTGTCATAGGAAGTACTGAAACAACAGGGAAAATTGTTCCAAGTACAAACGGAATTTCAAATgcagaaaacagtgtttcccagcTAATCTCACGTAGTACTGACAGTACCTTAAGAGCTCTGGAGACCGTGAAGAAAGTGGGAAAGGTTGGCACTAATGGTCAGAATGCTGCTGGGCCCTCTGCAGATTCTGTAACTGAAAA TAAAATTGGTTCTCCACCCAAGACTCCTGTAAGTAATGTAGCAGCTACCTCAGCTGGGCCCTCTAATGTTGGAACAGAGCTGAATTCTGTGCCTCAAAAATCCAGCCCATTTCTAACTAGAGTACCAGTATATCCTCCACATTCTGAAAACATTCAGTATTTTCAAGATCCAAGGACTCAGATACCCTTTGAAGTCCCACAGTACCCACAGACAG GATACTATCCACCACCTCCAACGGTACCAGCTGGTGTGGCTCCCTGTGTTCCTCGCTTTGTGAGGTCCAATAATGTTCCAGAGTCCTCCCTCCCACCTGCTTCCATGCCATATGCCGATCATTACAGTACATTTTCCCCTCGAGATCGAATGAATTCTTCTCCTTACCAGCCTCCTCCTCCGCAGCCGTATGGACCAGTTCCTCCAGTACCTTCTGGAATGTATGCTCCTGTGTACGACAGCAGGCGCATCTGGCGCCCACCTATGTACCAACGAGATGACATTATTAGAAGCAATTCTTTACCTCCAATGGATGTGATGCATTCATCTGTCTATCAGACATCTTTGCGGGAAAGATATAACTCATTAGATGGATATTATTCGGTGGCTTGTCAGCCACCAAGTGAGCCAAGGACAACTGTGCCTTTACCAAGG GAACCTTGTGGTCATTTGAAGACCAGTTGCGAGGAGCAGATAAGAAGAAAGCCAGATCAGTGGGCACAGTACCACACTCAGAAAGCACCTCTTGTCTCTTCAACTCTTCCTGTGGCAACACAGTCACCAACACCACCTTCTCCTCTGTTCAGTGTAGACTTTCGTGCGGAT ttctCAGAGAGTGTGAGTGGTACAAAATTTGAAGAAGATCATCTTTCCCATTATTCTCCCTGGTCTTGTGGCACCATAGGCTCCTGTATAAATGCCATTGATTCAGAGCCCAAAGATGTAATTGCTAATTCAAATGCTGTGTTAATG GACCTGGATAGTGGTGATGTTAAGAGAAGAGTACATTTATTTGAAACCCAGAGAAGGACAAAAGAAGAAGATCCAATAATTCCCTTTAGTGATGGACCCATCATCTCAAAATGGGGTGCGATTTCCAGATCTTCCCGTACAGGTTACCATACCACAGATCCTGTCCAGGCCACTGCTTCCCAAGGAAGTGCGACTAAGCCCATCAGTGTATCAG ATTATGTCCCTTATGTCAATGCTGTTGATTCAAGGTGGAGTTCATATGGCAACGAGGCCACATCATCAGCACACTATATTGAAAG GGACAGATTCATTGTTACTGATTTATCTGGTCATAGAAAGCATTCCAGTACTGGGGACCTTTTGAGCCTTGAACTTCAGCAG GCCAAGAGCAACTCATTACTTCTTCAGAGAGAGGCCAATGCTTTGGCCATGCAACAGAAGTGGAATTCCCTGGATGAAGGCCGTCACCTTACCTTAAACCTTTTAAGCAAGGAAATTGAACTAAGAAATGGAGAG TTACAGAGTGATTATACAGAAGATGCAACAGATACTAAACCTGATAGGGACATCGAGTTAGAGCTTTCAGCACTTGATACTGATGAACCTGATGGACAAAGTGAACCAATTGAA gagATCCTGGACATACAGCTTGGTATCAGTTCTCAAAATGATCAGTTGCTAAATGGAACGGCAGTGGAAAATGGGCATCCAGTACAGCAGCACCAAAAGGAGCCACCAAAGCAGAAGAAACAGAGTTTAGGTGAAGACCATGTGATTCT ggAGGAGCAAAAAACAATTCTGCCGGTAACTTCTTGCTTTAGCCAGCCACTCCCAGTGTCTATTAGCAATGCAAGTTGCCTCCCCATCACCACATCTGTCAGTGTTGGCAACCTCATTCTGAAAACTCATGTTATGTCTGAAGATAAAAACGACTTTTTAAAACCTGTTGCAAATGGGAAGATGGTTAACAGCTGA
- the RC3H2 gene encoding roquin-2 isoform X5, with translation MPVQAAQWTEFLSCPICYNEFDENVHKPISLGCSHTVCKTCLNKLHRKACPFDQTAINTDIDVLPVNFALLQLVGAQVPDHQSIKLSNLGENKHYEVAKKCVEDLALYLKPLSGGKAMQEEALKLVLLALEDGSALSRKVLVLFVVQRLEPRFPQASKTSIGHVVQLLYRASCFKVTKRDEDSSLMQLKEEFRSYEALRREHDAQIVHIAMEAGLRISPEQWSSLLYGDLAHKSHMQSIIDKLQSPESFAKSVQELTIVLQRTGDPANLNRLRPHLELLANIDPNPDAVSPTWEQLENAMVAVKTVVHGLVDFIQNYSRKGHETPQPQPNSKYKTSMCRDLRQQGGCPRGTNCTFAHSQEELEKYRLRNKKINATVRTFPLLNKVGVNNTVTTTAGNVISVIGSTETTGKIVPSTNGISNAENSVSQLISRSTDSTLRALETVKKVGKVGTNGQNAAGPSADSVTENKIGSPPKTPVSNVAATSAGPSNVGTELNSVPQKSSPFLTRVPVYPPHSENIQYFQDPRTQIPFEVPQYPQTGYYPPPPTVPAGVAPCVPRFVRSNNVPESSLPPASMPYADHYSTFSPRDRMNSSPYQPPPPQPYGPVPPVPSGMYAPVYDSRRIWRPPMYQRDDIIRSNSLPPMDVMHSSVYQTSLRERYNSLDGYYSVACQPPSEPRTTVPLPREPCGHLKTSCEEQIRRKPDQWAQYHTQKAPLVSSTLPVATQSPTPPSPLFSVDFRADFSESVSGTKFEEDHLSHYSPWSCGTIGSCINAIDSEPKDVIANSNAVLMDLDSGDVKRRVHLFETQRRTKEEDPIIPFSDGPIISKWGAISRSSRTGYHTTDPVQATASQGSATKPISVSDYVPYVNAVDSRWSSYGNEATSSAHYIERDRFIVTDLSGHRKHSSTGDLLSLELQQAKSNSLLLQREANALAMQQKWNSLDEGRHLTLNLLSKEIELRNGELQSDYTEDATDTKPDRDIELELSALDTDEPDGQSEPIEEILDIQLGISSQNDQLLNGTAVENGHPVQQHQKEPPKQKKQSLGEDHVILEEQKTILPVTSCFSQPLPVSISNASCLPITTSVSVGNLILKTHVMSEDKNDFLKPVANGKMVNS, from the exons gtaccaGATCATCAATCAATTAAGTTAAGTAATCTAGGTGAGAATAAACACTATGAGGTTGCAAAGAAATGCGTTGAGGATTTGGCACTCTACTTAAAACCACTAAGTGGAGGTAAAG cTATGCAAGAAGAGGCCTTGAAGCTGGTGTTACTGGCATTAGAAGATGGTTCTGCCCTCTCAAGGAAAGTTCTGGTACTTTTTGTTGTGCAGAGACTAGAACCAAGATTTCCTCAGGCATCAAAAACAAGTATTGGTCATGTGGTGCAACTACTGTATCGAGCTTCTTGTTTTAAG gtTACCAAAAGAGATGAAGACTCTTCCCTAATGCAGCTGAAGGAAGAATTTCGGAGTTATGAAGCATTACGCAGAGAACATGATGCCCAAATTGTTCATATTGCTATGGAAGCAGGACTCCGTATTTCACCTGAACAGTGGTCCTCTCTTTTGTATGGTGATTTGGCTCATAAATCACacatgcagtctatcattgataag ctACAGTCTCCAGAGTCATTTGCAAAGAGTGTCCAGGAATTGACAATTGTTTTGCAACGAACAGGTGACCCAGCTAACTTAAATAGACTGAGGCCTCATTTAGAGCTTCTTGCAAACATAGACCCTAATCCAG ATGCTGTTTCACCAACTTGGGAGCAGCTAGAAAATGCAATGGTAGCTGTTAAAACAGTAGTTCATGGCCTTGTGGACTTCATACAGAATTACAGTAGAAAAGGCCATGAGACCCCTCAG CCTCAGCCAAACAGCAAATACAAGACTAGCATGTGCCGAGATTTGCGACAGCAAGGGGGTTGTCCACGAGGAACAAATTGTACATTTGCCCATTCTCAGGAAGAGCTTGAAAA gTATCGATTAAGGAACAAAAAGATCAATGCCACTGTAAGAACGTTTCCTCTTCTAAATAAAGTTGGTGTAAACAACACTGTCACAACCACAGCCGGAAATGTCATTTCTGTCATAGGAAGTACTGAAACAACAGGGAAAATTGTTCCAAGTACAAACGGAATTTCAAATgcagaaaacagtgtttcccagcTAATCTCACGTAGTACTGACAGTACCTTAAGAGCTCTGGAGACCGTGAAGAAAGTGGGAAAGGTTGGCACTAATGGTCAGAATGCTGCTGGGCCCTCTGCAGATTCTGTAACTGAAAA TAAAATTGGTTCTCCACCCAAGACTCCTGTAAGTAATGTAGCAGCTACCTCAGCTGGGCCCTCTAATGTTGGAACAGAGCTGAATTCTGTGCCTCAAAAATCCAGCCCATTTCTAACTAGAGTACCAGTATATCCTCCACATTCTGAAAACATTCAGTATTTTCAAGATCCAAGGACTCAGATACCCTTTGAAGTCCCACAGTACCCACAGACAG GATACTATCCACCACCTCCAACGGTACCAGCTGGTGTGGCTCCCTGTGTTCCTCGCTTTGTGAGGTCCAATAATGTTCCAGAGTCCTCCCTCCCACCTGCTTCCATGCCATATGCCGATCATTACAGTACATTTTCCCCTCGAGATCGAATGAATTCTTCTCCTTACCAGCCTCCTCCTCCGCAGCCGTATGGACCAGTTCCTCCAGTACCTTCTGGAATGTATGCTCCTGTGTACGACAGCAGGCGCATCTGGCGCCCACCTATGTACCAACGAGATGACATTATTAGAAGCAATTCTTTACCTCCAATGGATGTGATGCATTCATCTGTCTATCAGACATCTTTGCGGGAAAGATATAACTCATTAGATGGATATTATTCGGTGGCTTGTCAGCCACCAAGTGAGCCAAGGACAACTGTGCCTTTACCAAGG GAACCTTGTGGTCATTTGAAGACCAGTTGCGAGGAGCAGATAAGAAGAAAGCCAGATCAGTGGGCACAGTACCACACTCAGAAAGCACCTCTTGTCTCTTCAACTCTTCCTGTGGCAACACAGTCACCAACACCACCTTCTCCTCTGTTCAGTGTAGACTTTCGTGCGGAT ttctCAGAGAGTGTGAGTGGTACAAAATTTGAAGAAGATCATCTTTCCCATTATTCTCCCTGGTCTTGTGGCACCATAGGCTCCTGTATAAATGCCATTGATTCAGAGCCCAAAGATGTAATTGCTAATTCAAATGCTGTGTTAATG GACCTGGATAGTGGTGATGTTAAGAGAAGAGTACATTTATTTGAAACCCAGAGAAGGACAAAAGAAGAAGATCCAATAATTCCCTTTAGTGATGGACCCATCATCTCAAAATGGGGTGCGATTTCCAGATCTTCCCGTACAGGTTACCATACCACAGATCCTGTCCAGGCCACTGCTTCCCAAGGAAGTGCGACTAAGCCCATCAGTGTATCAG ATTATGTCCCTTATGTCAATGCTGTTGATTCAAGGTGGAGTTCATATGGCAACGAGGCCACATCATCAGCACACTATATTGAAAG GGACAGATTCATTGTTACTGATTTATCTGGTCATAGAAAGCATTCCAGTACTGGGGACCTTTTGAGCCTTGAACTTCAGCAG GCCAAGAGCAACTCATTACTTCTTCAGAGAGAGGCCAATGCTTTGGCCATGCAACAGAAGTGGAATTCCCTGGATGAAGGCCGTCACCTTACCTTAAACCTTTTAAGCAAGGAAATTGAACTAAGAAATGGAGAG TTACAGAGTGATTATACAGAAGATGCAACAGATACTAAACCTGATAGGGACATCGAGTTAGAGCTTTCAGCACTTGATACTGATGAACCTGATGGACAAAGTGAACCAATTGAA gagATCCTGGACATACAGCTTGGTATCAGTTCTCAAAATGATCAGTTGCTAAATGGAACGGCAGTGGAAAATGGGCATCCAGTACAGCAGCACCAAAAGGAGCCACCAAAGCAGAAGAAACAGAGTTTAGGTGAAGACCATGTGATTCT ggAGGAGCAAAAAACAATTCTGCCGGTAACTTCTTGCTTTAGCCAGCCACTCCCAGTGTCTATTAGCAATGCAAGTTGCCTCCCCATCACCACATCTGTCAGTGTTGGCAACCTCATTCTGAAAACTCATGTTATGTCTGAAGATAAAAACGACTTTTTAAAACCTGTTGCAAATGGGAAGATGGTTAACAGCTGA
- the RC3H2 gene encoding roquin-2 isoform X6: MPVQAAQWTEFLSCPICYNEFDENVHKPISLGCSHTVCKTCLNKLHRKACPFDQTAINTDIDVLPVNFALLQLVGAQVPDHQSIKLSNLGENKHYEVAKKCVEDLALYLKPLSGGKGVASLNQSALSRPMQRKLVTLVNCQLVEEEGRVRAMRAARSLGERTVTELILQHQNPQQLSANLWAAVRARGCQFLGPAMQEEALKLVLLALEDGSALSRKVLVLFVVQRLEPRFPQASKTSIGHVVQLLYRASCFKVTKRDEDSSLMQLKEEFRSYEALRREHDAQIVHIAMEAGLRISPEQWSSLLYGDLAHKSHMQSIIDKLQSPESFAKSVQELTIVLQRTGDPANLNRLRPHLELLANIDPNPDAVSPTWEQLENAMVAVKTVVHGLVDFIQNYSRKGHETPQPQPNSKYKTSMCRDLRQQGGCPRGTNCTFAHSQEELENKIGSPPKTPVSNVAATSAGPSNVGTELNSVPQKSSPFLTRVPVYPPHSENIQYFQDPRTQIPFEVPQYPQTGYYPPPPTVPAGVAPCVPRFVRSNNVPESSLPPASMPYADHYSTFSPRDRMNSSPYQPPPPQPYGPVPPVPSGMYAPVYDSRRIWRPPMYQRDDIIRSNSLPPMDVMHSSVYQTSLRERYNSLDGYYSVACQPPSEPRTTVPLPREPCGHLKTSCEEQIRRKPDQWAQYHTQKAPLVSSTLPVATQSPTPPSPLFSVDFRADFSESVSGTKFEEDHLSHYSPWSCGTIGSCINAIDSEPKDVIANSNAVLMDLDSGDVKRRVHLFETQRRTKEEDPIIPFSDGPIISKWGAISRSSRTGYHTTDPVQATASQGSATKPISVSDYVPYVNAVDSRWSSYGNEATSSAHYIERDRFIVTDLSGHRKHSSTGDLLSLELQQAKSNSLLLQREANALAMQQKWNSLDEGRHLTLNLLSKEIELRNGELQSDYTEDATDTKPDRDIELELSALDTDEPDGQSEPIEEILDIQLGISSQNDQLLNGTAVENGHPVQQHQKEPPKQKKQSLGEDHVILEEQKTILPVTSCFSQPLPVSISNASCLPITTSVSVGNLILKTHVMSEDKNDFLKPVANGKMVNS, encoded by the exons gtaccaGATCATCAATCAATTAAGTTAAGTAATCTAGGTGAGAATAAACACTATGAGGTTGCAAAGAAATGCGTTGAGGATTTGGCACTCTACTTAAAACCACTAAGTGGAGGTAAAG GTGTAGCTAGCTTGAACCAGAGTGCACTGAGCCGTCCAATGCAAAGGAAACTGGTGACACTTGTAAACTGTCAACTGGTGGAGGAAGAAGGTCGTGTAAGAGCCATGCGAGCAGCTCGTTCCCTTGGAGAAAGAACTGTAACAGAACTGATATTACAGCACCAGAACCCTCAGCAGTTGTCTGCCAATCTATGGGCCGCTGTCAGGGCTCGAGGATGCCAGTTTTTAGGGCCAG cTATGCAAGAAGAGGCCTTGAAGCTGGTGTTACTGGCATTAGAAGATGGTTCTGCCCTCTCAAGGAAAGTTCTGGTACTTTTTGTTGTGCAGAGACTAGAACCAAGATTTCCTCAGGCATCAAAAACAAGTATTGGTCATGTGGTGCAACTACTGTATCGAGCTTCTTGTTTTAAG gtTACCAAAAGAGATGAAGACTCTTCCCTAATGCAGCTGAAGGAAGAATTTCGGAGTTATGAAGCATTACGCAGAGAACATGATGCCCAAATTGTTCATATTGCTATGGAAGCAGGACTCCGTATTTCACCTGAACAGTGGTCCTCTCTTTTGTATGGTGATTTGGCTCATAAATCACacatgcagtctatcattgataag ctACAGTCTCCAGAGTCATTTGCAAAGAGTGTCCAGGAATTGACAATTGTTTTGCAACGAACAGGTGACCCAGCTAACTTAAATAGACTGAGGCCTCATTTAGAGCTTCTTGCAAACATAGACCCTAATCCAG ATGCTGTTTCACCAACTTGGGAGCAGCTAGAAAATGCAATGGTAGCTGTTAAAACAGTAGTTCATGGCCTTGTGGACTTCATACAGAATTACAGTAGAAAAGGCCATGAGACCCCTCAG CCTCAGCCAAACAGCAAATACAAGACTAGCATGTGCCGAGATTTGCGACAGCAAGGGGGTTGTCCACGAGGAACAAATTGTACATTTGCCCATTCTCAGGAAGAGCTTGAAAA TAAAATTGGTTCTCCACCCAAGACTCCTGTAAGTAATGTAGCAGCTACCTCAGCTGGGCCCTCTAATGTTGGAACAGAGCTGAATTCTGTGCCTCAAAAATCCAGCCCATTTCTAACTAGAGTACCAGTATATCCTCCACATTCTGAAAACATTCAGTATTTTCAAGATCCAAGGACTCAGATACCCTTTGAAGTCCCACAGTACCCACAGACAG GATACTATCCACCACCTCCAACGGTACCAGCTGGTGTGGCTCCCTGTGTTCCTCGCTTTGTGAGGTCCAATAATGTTCCAGAGTCCTCCCTCCCACCTGCTTCCATGCCATATGCCGATCATTACAGTACATTTTCCCCTCGAGATCGAATGAATTCTTCTCCTTACCAGCCTCCTCCTCCGCAGCCGTATGGACCAGTTCCTCCAGTACCTTCTGGAATGTATGCTCCTGTGTACGACAGCAGGCGCATCTGGCGCCCACCTATGTACCAACGAGATGACATTATTAGAAGCAATTCTTTACCTCCAATGGATGTGATGCATTCATCTGTCTATCAGACATCTTTGCGGGAAAGATATAACTCATTAGATGGATATTATTCGGTGGCTTGTCAGCCACCAAGTGAGCCAAGGACAACTGTGCCTTTACCAAGG GAACCTTGTGGTCATTTGAAGACCAGTTGCGAGGAGCAGATAAGAAGAAAGCCAGATCAGTGGGCACAGTACCACACTCAGAAAGCACCTCTTGTCTCTTCAACTCTTCCTGTGGCAACACAGTCACCAACACCACCTTCTCCTCTGTTCAGTGTAGACTTTCGTGCGGAT ttctCAGAGAGTGTGAGTGGTACAAAATTTGAAGAAGATCATCTTTCCCATTATTCTCCCTGGTCTTGTGGCACCATAGGCTCCTGTATAAATGCCATTGATTCAGAGCCCAAAGATGTAATTGCTAATTCAAATGCTGTGTTAATG GACCTGGATAGTGGTGATGTTAAGAGAAGAGTACATTTATTTGAAACCCAGAGAAGGACAAAAGAAGAAGATCCAATAATTCCCTTTAGTGATGGACCCATCATCTCAAAATGGGGTGCGATTTCCAGATCTTCCCGTACAGGTTACCATACCACAGATCCTGTCCAGGCCACTGCTTCCCAAGGAAGTGCGACTAAGCCCATCAGTGTATCAG ATTATGTCCCTTATGTCAATGCTGTTGATTCAAGGTGGAGTTCATATGGCAACGAGGCCACATCATCAGCACACTATATTGAAAG GGACAGATTCATTGTTACTGATTTATCTGGTCATAGAAAGCATTCCAGTACTGGGGACCTTTTGAGCCTTGAACTTCAGCAG GCCAAGAGCAACTCATTACTTCTTCAGAGAGAGGCCAATGCTTTGGCCATGCAACAGAAGTGGAATTCCCTGGATGAAGGCCGTCACCTTACCTTAAACCTTTTAAGCAAGGAAATTGAACTAAGAAATGGAGAG TTACAGAGTGATTATACAGAAGATGCAACAGATACTAAACCTGATAGGGACATCGAGTTAGAGCTTTCAGCACTTGATACTGATGAACCTGATGGACAAAGTGAACCAATTGAA gagATCCTGGACATACAGCTTGGTATCAGTTCTCAAAATGATCAGTTGCTAAATGGAACGGCAGTGGAAAATGGGCATCCAGTACAGCAGCACCAAAAGGAGCCACCAAAGCAGAAGAAACAGAGTTTAGGTGAAGACCATGTGATTCT ggAGGAGCAAAAAACAATTCTGCCGGTAACTTCTTGCTTTAGCCAGCCACTCCCAGTGTCTATTAGCAATGCAAGTTGCCTCCCCATCACCACATCTGTCAGTGTTGGCAACCTCATTCTGAAAACTCATGTTATGTCTGAAGATAAAAACGACTTTTTAAAACCTGTTGCAAATGGGAAGATGGTTAACAGCTGA